Proteins encoded within one genomic window of Esox lucius isolate fEsoLuc1 chromosome 12, fEsoLuc1.pri, whole genome shotgun sequence:
- the fam3a gene encoding protein FAM3A, protein MRLAGPLRAVAVLLLVGFTWVLATAILGGDSSSVVKHFFSVTNEEPTAEPKPRRYKCGLSAPCPQKHLAFRLVSGAANVIGPKICLEDKILVSSVKNNVGRGLNIALVNGVTGELIETKSFDMWAGDVTDLLKYLRPLHEGTLVFVASFDDPATKLNDEARRLFEELGSSVVKELTFRDSWVFVGAKGIENKSPFEQRMKNSKNSNKYEGWPESLEMDGCIPLRAPLES, encoded by the exons atgaGATTAGCAG GGCCACTGCGAGCTGTCgctgtgttgttgttggtggGCTTCACCTGGGTACTAGCCACTGCCATCCTGGGAGGTGACAGTAGCTCAGTTGTGAAACACTTCTTCAGTG TGACCAATGAGGAGCCAACAGCTG AGCCCAAACCACGCAGATACAAGTGTGGCCTATCGGCTCCCTGTCCACAGAAACATCTGGCCTTCCGCCTCGTCTCTGGGGCCGCCAATGTCATCGGGCCCAAAATCTGCCTGGAAGATAAGAT CCTCGTGAGCAGTGTGAAGAACAACGTTGGTCGAGGACTGAACATTGCTTTAGTGAATG GGGTGACTGGAGAGCTCATTGAGACCAAATCTTTTGATATGTGGGcgggag ATGTAACTGACCTGTTGAAGTACCTCAGGCCTTTGCACGAGGGCACGCTGGTGTTTGTAGCCTCCTTTGATGATCCTGCAACAAA GTTAAACGATGAGGCTCGTCGTCTCTTTGAGGAGCTGGGTAGCTCAGTCGTGAAGGAGCTCACCTTCAGAGACAGCTGGGTGTTTGTAGGAGCCAAGGGGATCGAGAACAAGAGTCCATTCGAGCAG CGCATGAAGAACAGTAAAAACAGTAACAAGTACGAAGGCTGGCCTGAATCTCTGGAAATGGATGGGTGTATCCCCCTACGTGCCCCCTTAGAGAGTTAA